The proteins below come from a single Pichia kudriavzevii chromosome 2, complete sequence genomic window:
- a CDS encoding uncharacterized protein (PKUD0B05300; similar to Saccharomyces cerevisiae YOR075W (UFE1); ancestral locus Anc_5.679), with protein MDEKGVPDLERRPNPPGWVQPKAPYNPYDPTDVRPAEGYPSEFNAPSAMKKNTGKIARDLTDYQKIKVDMKKLQYYPRPPSELYPGRYKVLRRVNHKSGFNRGADLTAKVSIYGFLIFGVFFYKWNDHENVFAPFRRLQLRIKELVMGDLSVDDYNDVYNYDGNKAIPQRPLPSIMYEANVGKDLVGREETNKEHIKDRFGNKHMVYAEHIKQKEDENMIKALDVAQRELELRKLNGIEKENSKPFWKVW; from the coding sequence ATGGACGAGAAGGGTGTGCCAGATCTTGAGAGAAGACCAAATCCCCCAGGGTGGGTTCAACCCAAGGCGCCATACAACCCATACGACCCTACCGATGTTCGTCCAGCTGAAGGGTATCCCTCTGAGTTCAATGCGCCTAGtgcaatgaagaagaatacTGGTAAGATTGCAAGAGATTTGACGGATTATCAAAAGATCAAAGTCGACATGAAGAAACTACAGTATTACCCCCGTCCACCATCTGAACTTTATCCCGGCAGATACAAAGTGTTACGTCGGGTCAACCATAAGAGCGGATTCAACAGAGGTGCCGATCTAACGGCCAAGGTGAGTATCTATGGGTTTCTTATATTTGGTGTTTTCTTCTATAAGTGGAACGACCACGAAAATGTGTTTGCACCATTTCGAAGATTACAGCTCCGAATCAAGGAGCTAGTTATGGGCGACCTTTCTGTTGACGATTACAATGACGTCTATAATTACGATGGAAACAAGGCCATCCCGCAGAGGCCGCTACCTTCCATTATGTATGAGGCCAATGTGGGGAAGGATCTGGTTGGACGAGAAGAAACCAACAAGGAGCACATTAAGGACAGGTTTGGTAACAAGCACATGGTCTACGCTGAGCATATCAAGCAAAAGGAGGACGAGAACATGATCAAGGCATTAGACGTTGCACAGCGGGAGTTagaattgagaaaattgaatggTATTGAGAAAGAGAATAGCAAGCCATTCTGGAAGGTGTGGTGA